The Juglans microcarpa x Juglans regia isolate MS1-56 chromosome 8S, Jm3101_v1.0, whole genome shotgun sequence genome has a window encoding:
- the LOC121244818 gene encoding SWI/SNF complex subunit SWI3C-like, whose translation MSEGNGLSPSGRILQVEGPGHSNGLVPFLLILYKTTLLMHSTHGIKSFFYTYEGGIQKVYIAEKVLVMEKLQIHSNRKTSEENSGVNGSWNHNGGQVPFSTEKVKAAAKAGLAAAATKAKLFADLEEREIQRLSANIINHQVYILLKRLELKLKQFAEVETFLVKECEQVERTRQRFATERVRVLSTRFGPAGFTSSMSLPDVSPIGKNNTSNNKQQILSASPSQPSIPGFGNNQPVHPHMPFIPCQQMFGLGPRLPVEGMKQYSSTSNAMFNTPGNAQPTLNHLMLRPVSGTTSGLG comes from the exons ATGTCTGAGGGCAATGGCTTGTCTCCTTCTGGAAGAATTTTACAGGTAGAAGGACCTGGTCACAGTAATGGGTTAGTGCCTTTCCTTCTGATACTTTACAAGACAACATTG CTTATGCATTCTACACACGGAATAAAAAGTTTCTTTTACACCTATGAAGGAGGAATTCAGAAGGTATACATAGCAGAGAAGGTACTCGTCATGGAGAAATTGCAAATTCATTCCAACAGAAAG ACTTCAGAAGAGAACTCAGGAGTAAATGGTTCATGGAATCATAATGGGGGACAGGTTCCATTTTCTACAGAGAAAGTTAAAGCTGCTGCTAAAGCTGGCCTTGCTGCTGCAGCAACAAAAGCGAAACTGTTTGCAGATCTTGAAGAAAGGGAAATTCAGAGGCTATCTGCAAATATTATAAACCATCAGGTATACATATTG TTGAAAAGATTAGAGCTGAAGCTGAAGCAGTTTGCTGAAGTGGAAACGTTTTTGGTGAAAGAATGTGAACAAGTGGAGAGGACAAGGCAGAGATTTGCTACTGAGAGGGTCCGTGTGTTATCAACCCGATTTGGACCTGCTGGTTTTACTTCATCCATGAGTTTACCAGATGTTAGTCCTATCGGTAAGAATAACACTAGTAATAATAAGCAACAGATTTTGTCAGCTTCACCTTCACAGCCTAGCATTCCAGGATTTGGTAACAACCAACCAGTTCATCCCCACATGCCGTTTATACCATGCCAGCAAATGTTTGGGTTGGGGCCAAGGCTGCCTGTAGAAGGGATGAAGCAATACTCATCTACTTCGAATGCCATGTTCAATACTCCAGGTAATGCACAGCCTACTCTCAATCATCTAATGCTTCGGCCTGTATCTGGTACTACCTCTGGTTTAGGTTGA